From Primulina tabacum isolate GXHZ01 chromosome 2, ASM2559414v2, whole genome shotgun sequence, one genomic window encodes:
- the LOC142536959 gene encoding zinc finger CCCH domain-containing protein 14-like, whose protein sequence is MQKKSCAYNAFAADDEKSSAASSGVAASMHFSRCNPFVLPLSPTCLNSNASYSALFQNCSPNSTSETASFDSDDISDRRGFSSGSSLEYQQLYNRYTLCVAQIHDSVAEADALRLENDALRLSNADLTNRVIVLFSCDRFLCEFNRLNIASPSASPRASHIASPQALSERNRVERKNTERVALPKSISVRSSGYLKINRPSTETTRQKAATQSIPESQRVYVPLSKKEEEALEFEVYDQGMSKTELCNKWQETGACPYGENCQFAHGINELRPVIRHPRYKTEVCRMVLTGDICPYGHRCHFRHSLTEQERLMAATTPR, encoded by the exons ATGCAGAAGAAGAGTTGTGCATACAATGCTTTCGCCGCCGACGACGAAAAGTCATCCGCGGCCTCCTCAGGTGTCGCGGCGTCGATGCATTTCTCGAGGTGCAATCCGTTTGTTTTGCCTTTGTCGCCAACCTGCTTGAACTCTAATGCGTCCTATTCCGCGCTATTTCAGAACTGCTCTCCTAATTCTACTTCCGAAACTGCCTCTTTCGACAGCGACGACATTTCCGATAGGCGAGGCTTCAGTTCCGGCAGCAGTCTCGAGTACCAGCAGCTTTACAACCGTTACACACTCTGCGTTGCTCAGATTCATGATTCCGTCGCTGAGGCTGACGCACTCCGTCTTGAAAATGATGCTCTCCGCCTCTCCAACGCCGATCTCACCAACCGTGTAATTGTGCTCTTCTCTTGCGATCGCTTTCTCTGTGAATTCAACCGCCTCAACATCGCTTCTCCCTCTGCATCTCCGCGTGCTTCTCACATTGCCTCTCCACAAGCTCTTTCTGAACGTAATCGTGTCGAGCGGAAGAATACAGAAAGAGTGGCTCTTCCAAAGAGCATTTCTGTGCGTTCTAGTGGTTATCTGAAGATAAATCGCCCCAGCACGGAGACAACTCGCCAAAAAGCAGCGACTCAATCTATTCCAGAATCG CAAAGAGTGTATGTACCATTGTCAAAAAAGGAAGAAGAAGCACTGGAATTCGAAGTGTACGACCAAGGCATGTCCAAAACCGAGCTGTGTAACAAGTGGCAGGAGACTGGCGCCTGTCCGTACGGGGAGAACTGCCAATTCGCCCATGGAATCAACGAGTTGAGGCCAGTGATCAGGCATCCACGATACAAAACTGAGGTATGCCGAATGGTGCTCACAGGCGACATCTGCCCGTATGGTCACCGTTGCCACTTCCGCCACTCTCTTACCGAGCAGGAGCGCCTCATGGCGGCAACTACACCACGGTGA
- the LOC142536960 gene encoding uncharacterized protein LOC142536960, which produces MAVSHSPLPLHLDTTETLFNSTSFFIQPTYLLPIVLSSAYSRKLKPRNISLSPKFLRPSVKVKSKPEESEASIEANTFTEFKQLLLPVIDRNPYLSEGTKQAAATTAALAKKYGAEITVIVIDEKEKESLSEHDTQLASIRWHLSEGGYKEFKLLERLGEGNKPTAILGEVADEMNMDLVVMSMEPIHSKHIDANLLAEFIPCPVLLLPL; this is translated from the exons ATGGCCGTCTCCCACTCACCACTTCCACTTCATCTTGACACCACCGAAACCCTCTTCAATTCTACTTCCTTTTTCATTCAGCCCACTTATTTACTTCCAATAGTTCTGTCTTCTGCTTATTCGAGGAAGCTTAAACCCCGTAATATTTCACTTTCTCCCAAGTTTTTGAGGCCCTCAGTCAAAG TAAAGTCGAAACCAGAGGAATCTGAAGCCAGTATTGAAGCAAATACCTTTACCGAGTTTAAGCAGTTGCTCCTGCCTGTTATAGATCGTAACCCTTACCTCTCTGAGGGTACAAAGCAG GCCGCAGCTACCACTGCTGCTTTGGCAAAGAAATATGGGGCTGAGATTACAGTCATAG TTATTGATGAAAAGGAGAAAGAATCGCTCTCAGAACACGATACTCAGCTGGCCAGCATTAGATGGCATTTATCTGAAG GCGGCTACAAAGAATTCAAGCTGTTGGAGCGACTTGGGGAAGGGAACAAGCCAACGGCTATTCTTGGAGAGGTTGCTGATGAGATGAACATGGATCTTGTTGTTATGAGCATGGAGCCCATCCATTCCAAGCATATAGATGCAAACTTGTTGGCCGAGTTCATTCCTTGCCCTGTGTTACTTTTGCCACTATGA
- the LOC142537866 gene encoding uncharacterized protein LOC142537866 translates to MGCTLSAQGAKTSATGTTKVIFPGGEIQCFYEPVKAAELMLQVPNFFLVSTASLHTGKRISALKADEELEMNEVYVLLPMKRLKSAVTSADMGPLFLASNANAAGGMPASKVLPEFGEDVKTVRDDENCPAANKVNLDDMEGFDQLRYTLSRCRSRKPSLETIVEETVNLRFMFMIEN, encoded by the coding sequence ATGGGCTGTACTCTGTCCGCCCAAGGGGCCAAAACTTCCGCCACGGGAACAACCAAGGTTATTTTCCCCGGCGGAGAAATCCAGTGTTTCTACGAGCCCGTGAAAGCGGCGGAACTCATGCTCCAGGTACCCAACTTTTTCCTTGTTAGCACGGCATCACTTCATACAGGAAAGAGGATTTCGGCGCTGAAAGCCGATGAAGAACTGGAAATGAACGAAGTTTACGTGCTTTTGCCAATGAAGCGGCTGAAATCGGCGGTGACGTCAGCTGACATGGGGCCGCTGTTCTTGGCGTCGAATGCCAACGCCGCCGGTGGAATGCCTGCCTCCAAGGTCTTGCCGGAGTTTGGTGAGGATGTGAAGACTGTGAGGGATGACGAGAATTGTCCGGCGGCGAATAAAGTGAATTTGGACGATATGGAAGgctttgatcagttgagatacaCATTGTCCAGGTGCCGGTCCCGGAAGCCTTCGCTGGAGACTATAGTCGAAGAGACGGTCAACTTGAGATTCATGTTTATGATTGAAAATTGA